In Nymphaea colorata isolate Beijing-Zhang1983 chromosome 3, ASM883128v2, whole genome shotgun sequence, a genomic segment contains:
- the LOC116251590 gene encoding actin-related protein 2/3 complex subunit 4 isoform X2: MQVLPIMVPFHWKFSHKVFKKPPCFSLFANRGEIKPASAFRQRVFPRQRNFRRPKMANTQRLYLTCIRNTLEAAMCLQNFPCQEVERHNKPEVELKTSPELLLNPVLICRNEAEKCFIETSINSLRISIKVKQADELENILTKKFLRFLSMRAEAFQILRRKPVQGYDISFLITNFHCEEMHKHKLIDFIIQFMEDIDKEISELKLSVNTRGRLVATEFLKQFV, from the exons ATGCAAGTCCTCCCAATAATGGTACCGTTTCACTGGAAATTTTCACACAAAGTATTCAAAAAACCGCCctgcttttctttatttgcgAATCGAGGTGAAATAAAACCGGCGTCAGCCTTCCGGCAACGGGTTTTTCCTCGGCAGCGGAATTTTCGTCGCCCGAAGATG GCGAACACTCAGCGGTTGTACCTGACATGCATAAGGAACACTCTGGAAGCTGCGATGTGCCTGCAG AATTTCCCATGCCAAGAAGTGGAAAGACATAACAAGCCAGAGGTTGAATTGAA GACGAGTCCAGAGCTTCTGCTGAATCCT GTTTTGATATGTCGAAATGAAGCAGAGAAATGCTTCATCGAGACATCCATTAATTCCCTCCGCATAAGCATTAAG gtAAAGCAGGCAGATGAGCTTGAAAACattctaacaaaaaaatttcttagaTTTTTGTCCATGAGAGCAGAGGCATTCCAGATATTGAGGAGGAAGCCTGTACAA GGTTATGACATTAGCTTTCTCATCACAAACTTCCACTGTGAAGAAATGCACAAGCACAAGCTCATTGATTTTATCATTCAGTTCATGGAG GACATCGACAAAGAAATAAGTGAACTAAAACTCTCTGTGAACACCAGAGGGCGGCTTGTAGCAACAGAGTTTCTAAAACAGTTCGTCTAG
- the LOC116251590 gene encoding actin-related protein 2/3 complex subunit 4 isoform X3 — protein sequence MFLINSGAKRPVANTQRLYLTCIRNTLEAAMCLQNFPCQEVERHNKPEVELKTSPELLLNPVLICRNEAEKCFIETSINSLRISIKVKQADELENILTKKFLRFLSMRAEAFQILRRKPVQGYDISFLITNFHCEEMHKHKLIDFIIQFMEDIDKEISELKLSVNTRGRLVATEFLKQFV from the exons ATGTTTCTGATTAATTCTGGCGCGAAACGCCCTGTG GCGAACACTCAGCGGTTGTACCTGACATGCATAAGGAACACTCTGGAAGCTGCGATGTGCCTGCAG AATTTCCCATGCCAAGAAGTGGAAAGACATAACAAGCCAGAGGTTGAATTGAA GACGAGTCCAGAGCTTCTGCTGAATCCT GTTTTGATATGTCGAAATGAAGCAGAGAAATGCTTCATCGAGACATCCATTAATTCCCTCCGCATAAGCATTAAG gtAAAGCAGGCAGATGAGCTTGAAAACattctaacaaaaaaatttcttagaTTTTTGTCCATGAGAGCAGAGGCATTCCAGATATTGAGGAGGAAGCCTGTACAA GGTTATGACATTAGCTTTCTCATCACAAACTTCCACTGTGAAGAAATGCACAAGCACAAGCTCATTGATTTTATCATTCAGTTCATGGAG GACATCGACAAAGAAATAAGTGAACTAAAACTCTCTGTGAACACCAGAGGGCGGCTTGTAGCAACAGAGTTTCTAAAACAGTTCGTCTAG
- the LOC116251590 gene encoding actin-related protein 2/3 complex subunit 4 isoform X1, producing the protein MVLSMFWRLLLLIRSVSELLIFAVISLTSVLIQRATAAVDPKLTPTASFQFGWLPLITRHHFMRFVRWTRRSANTQRLYLTCIRNTLEAAMCLQNFPCQEVERHNKPEVELKTSPELLLNPVLICRNEAEKCFIETSINSLRISIKVKQADELENILTKKFLRFLSMRAEAFQILRRKPVQGYDISFLITNFHCEEMHKHKLIDFIIQFMEDIDKEISELKLSVNTRGRLVATEFLKQFV; encoded by the exons ATGGTCTTGAGTATGTTTTGGAGATTGCTCTTACTCATCCGATCTGTATCTGAACTATTAATATTCGCTGTTATATCCCTCACTTCCGTCTTGATTCAGAGGGCTACTGCAGCAGTAGATCCGAAATTGACTCCGACTGCGTCGTTTCAGTTTGGTTGGTTGCCTCTGATCACTAGGCATCACTTTATGCGATTTGTTCGCTGGACCCGGAGATCA GCGAACACTCAGCGGTTGTACCTGACATGCATAAGGAACACTCTGGAAGCTGCGATGTGCCTGCAG AATTTCCCATGCCAAGAAGTGGAAAGACATAACAAGCCAGAGGTTGAATTGAA GACGAGTCCAGAGCTTCTGCTGAATCCT GTTTTGATATGTCGAAATGAAGCAGAGAAATGCTTCATCGAGACATCCATTAATTCCCTCCGCATAAGCATTAAG gtAAAGCAGGCAGATGAGCTTGAAAACattctaacaaaaaaatttcttagaTTTTTGTCCATGAGAGCAGAGGCATTCCAGATATTGAGGAGGAAGCCTGTACAA GGTTATGACATTAGCTTTCTCATCACAAACTTCCACTGTGAAGAAATGCACAAGCACAAGCTCATTGATTTTATCATTCAGTTCATGGAG GACATCGACAAAGAAATAAGTGAACTAAAACTCTCTGTGAACACCAGAGGGCGGCTTGTAGCAACAGAGTTTCTAAAACAGTTCGTCTAG
- the LOC116251590 gene encoding actin-related protein 2/3 complex subunit 4 isoform X4: protein MCLQNFPCQEVERHNKPEVELKTSPELLLNPVLICRNEAEKCFIETSINSLRISIKVKQADELENILTKKFLRFLSMRAEAFQILRRKPVQGYDISFLITNFHCEEMHKHKLIDFIIQFMEDIDKEISELKLSVNTRGRLVATEFLKQFV, encoded by the exons ATGTGCCTGCAG AATTTCCCATGCCAAGAAGTGGAAAGACATAACAAGCCAGAGGTTGAATTGAA GACGAGTCCAGAGCTTCTGCTGAATCCT GTTTTGATATGTCGAAATGAAGCAGAGAAATGCTTCATCGAGACATCCATTAATTCCCTCCGCATAAGCATTAAG gtAAAGCAGGCAGATGAGCTTGAAAACattctaacaaaaaaatttcttagaTTTTTGTCCATGAGAGCAGAGGCATTCCAGATATTGAGGAGGAAGCCTGTACAA GGTTATGACATTAGCTTTCTCATCACAAACTTCCACTGTGAAGAAATGCACAAGCACAAGCTCATTGATTTTATCATTCAGTTCATGGAG GACATCGACAAAGAAATAAGTGAACTAAAACTCTCTGTGAACACCAGAGGGCGGCTTGTAGCAACAGAGTTTCTAAAACAGTTCGTCTAG